aagttactttctaaatgtaatctgttaccgATCCAAAATTGTACTCAGtaggattacccaaactcagtaatgttaTCTGATTacttccccttaagaggcatagatgggttggttgtttagtAACAAAACCAAACACATGCGCAACTATGGGGAAAACAGAGTTGGCTGATGTTGGTTCACATGCTAGTCAGAACGAGGAAGACATTTACGACTTGCTGATTCgttgaatacagcaggtgtataACTACAAGTTAGCAAGTCGAACATTTCATAGTTTCGACTTGTACTTAGCATTAAACTGTtgacaacatgtataatatatttaatctccaaatgtttattgaaaacaaatatATCGTTATGGTTGTTGGTTAGCTTGCTAGTgaatttttgccatattagcataaacatgacatcagtcaaaaaacctcaaaacaagacattaaTACAACGagctacgattccccacatggcaacTTATTCATTTATTTTACTCCTTTTTCTCCTCTATTTCGTGatttccaattggtagttacagtcttgtcccatcgctgcaactcccgtacggactcgggagaggccaaggtcgagagccgtgcgtccttcAAAACaagaccccgccaagccgcactgctacTTGaaacactgctcgcttaacccggaagccaccCGCACCAACGTGtctgaggaaacaccgtccaactggcGACCATGTGagtgtgcattgcgcccggctcgCCATAGGAGTCACTAgagagcgatgggacaaggacatcccagccgacCAAAGCCTCTcctaacacggacgacgctgggccaattctgcgccgcctcatgggtctcctggtcgcagCTGGCTGatacacagcccgggatcgaacccagaTCTGTAGTTACACTTCTAgcattgcgatgcagtgccttagaccgctgcaccacacAGGAGGTCCCCATGGCAACCTCTTGTCACTGAGGGGGTTTGTTTATCTGGCCCGGGTTACACCGGTGGGAGGAGTTTGAACCAGGTGAAAAGTGATTGCATTAGTTTTGTAAGCGGGCTGCCTCCCCGGCATGAGCCAGGTGCTCTGGCTGACATGAAGTTGCCTCCAAACAAAAGTACCATAATAGAGTAACAATTTTATCAGTGATTACTGATTAAAACAGACACTCTTCACTTATTGAGCTCAGCAGTTTCaaagtttaaataaaataaaaatggagATTGGTTTTTGAAATCATTGCAACGATTTATTTAATCATGACAACTACTGTGCACAGGTACTGTTGTATCAGGTGGTGACATTCCACACAGACACCGAGACCCGTCTGCGAGAACTTCAGATAAAACATTTAAAGTGCTTATGAATGAGAAACAATTGAACAGAGTAATATGacatacaataaaaaataaaagttacTCCAATAGTATATTTAGTGTAAAACAGACAAGCGTCTCAACTCAACGGATGGTCATAAAAAAGGCGTTGATCACAAATCTTAATCGTAAAATAACACTTTCTTGGGTTTTCACCCGCTCCCAGAAGCTGAACGTAAAGGACTAATGCACCTCTCTGTGTGGACTCCCACTGACGATGGCATAACAGCCTGAACCTTGGTTTTTTGGTCCTCCTCAGTCTAAACTAAGAAAAGAGCATACAAATCATTTTGAAAATCTATTATTTTTTTGTTGGGCGGACCCTCTACAAATGAATCTCTCAAGGCAAACAGAGCCCAGCATCCATCTTTCATAACTGTGGTGGGGATCGGAGAAGAGGAACATACATAAACAacggaaccccctgtataaagccccgctattgttattttactgctgctctttaaatatttgttattttaacatttttttttatttttataggtattttcttaacttcattgttgattaagggcttgtcagtaagcatttcactgtaagatctacacccgttgtattcggcgcgtgtgactaatacaatttgatttgatgctaGCGAGCACATGAATTCCCACTACTTTTAACAGTCGAGACAAAAGTAGTGAGATTAACCACAGAGATAATATACCTGTCTGTTTTCCCGGATATAGATTAAGCCAAGTCCAATGGCCGTCTGTATgaagattaagcctagtccaatGGCTGTCTGTATAAAGCAGAtatagattaagcctagtccaatGGCCGTCTGTATAAAGCAGAtatagattaagcctagtccaatGGTCGTCTGTATgaagattaagcctagtccaatGGCCGTCTGTACAAAGCAGAtatagattaagcctagtccaatGGCCGTCTGTACAAAGCAGAtatagattaagcctagtccaatGGCCGTCTGTATAAAGCAGAtatagattaagcctagtccaatGGCCGTCTGTATgaagattaagcctagtccaatGGCCGTCTGTATAAAGCAGAtatagattaagcctagtccaatGGCCGTCTGTATAAAGCAGAtatagattaagcctagtccaatGGCCGTCTGTATAAAGCAGAtatagattaagcctagtccaatGGCCGTCTGTATAAAGCAGAtatagattaagcctagtccaatGGCCGTCTGTATAAAGCAGATATAGATTAAGCCTagcccaatttgtaagtcgctctggataagagcgtctgctaaatgacttaaatgtaaatgtaaatgtagtccaATGGCCGTCTGTATAAAGCAGAtatagattaagcctagtccaatGGCCGTCTGTATAAAGCAGAtatagattaagcctagtccaatGGCCGTCTGTATAAAGCAGAtatagattaagcctagtccaatGGCCGTCTGTATGAAGCAGAtatagattaagcctagtccaaaGGCCGTCTGGATGAAGCATCttaaagtaggagtgctgattgaTGGTCAGCTTCACCTTTTTAGATCCCAATAAGGTTAcatggacctgatcctagatcagcactcctactccgaGACACGTGATACATAGACCCATGGAGCAACAAACACTTTCTCTATTGAACATGCTATTTAAATGCAGAACTAGTCTGAAATCCGTGTCCGGGAAAGTGGCCTTAAATGTTGTACGCAACGTAGCAGTGGTTAAAGACAGAATCTGCAGTTCAAACTAGAGGTCGGCCGGGTTAATTAGGGCccgattttcaagttttcataacaaatcgaTAATCAGCATTTTTGAACGCCGATTATGGCCCGATTACATTAAATTCcatgaggaaactgcgtggcaggctgaccacctgttacgcgggTGCAGCAaggagctagctagcattaaacttctcttataaaaaacaagcaatcttcacataatcactagttaactacacatggttgatgatattactaggttaactagcttgtcctgcattgcatataatcgatgcggtgcctgttaatttatcatcgaatcacagcctacctcgccaaacgggtgatgatttaacaaaagcacaaccattgcacgaatgtacctaaccataaacatcaatgcctttcttaaaatcaatacacagaagtatatatttttaaacctgcatatttagttaaaataaattaatgttagcaggcaatattaactagggaaattgtgtcacttctcttgcgttcattgcacgcagagtaagggtatatgcaacagtttgggccgcctggctcgttgcgaactaatttgtcTGAATTTtgcataattatgacataacattgaaggttgtgcaatgtaacagcaatatttagacttatggatgccaccagttcgataaaatacggaacggttctgtatttcactgaaagaataaacgctttgttttttaaatgatagtttccggatttgaccatattaatgacctgaggctcgtatttctgtgtttattatattataattaagtctgatttgatatttgatagagcagtctgaatgagcggtggtaggcagcatcaggctcgtaagcattcattcaaactttactgcgttttccagcagctcttagcacagcgctgtttatgacttcaagcctatcaactcctgagattagcctggcaatactaaagtgcctattagaacatccaatagtcaaaggtatatgaaatacaaatggtagagagagaaatagccgacacgtcataattcctataataactacaacctaaaacttcttaactgggaatattgaagaactgggaatactgaaccaccagctttcatatgttctcatgttctgagcaaggaacttaaacgttagctttcttacatggcacatattgcacttttactttcttctccaacactgtgtttttgcattatttaaaccaaattgatgatgtttcattatttatttgagactaaatagattttattgatgtattatattaagttaaaataagtgttcattcagcaTTGTTGTAATTGACATTATTACAAATATTACcacactcatatatatatatatatatatatatatatgtatatataaaaattgtccgattaatcggtatcggcttgttttggtcctccaataatcttatcagcgttgaaaaatcataaatcggtcgacctctagttcaaaCAACAACAGAAATGGAAGATTTCCCATTTAAAGGTGCCAGTACTGCCAGTGAGGTCTCTCCAGATCACTCTCAACTCTAGGTAGGCCTAGAGGCATGGGTCTCTCCACTCTGGGTAGAGGCATGGGTCTCTCTACTCTAGGAGCTGGCCTGGGCCTTCCCGTCCTGGGTGATTGGTTTGGTACGTCCATGTTGTCCGCCGCGCTGGACGACTGCTTAGGCCTGCCTAGCTGGCGGGTCGGTCCGATGGGCTTGGGAGCGTGGGTCCTCTGGTGCTGCCGGAGCCCCTGTAGATAgtagaaactcttcccacactccTCACACTGATGGGGCTTCTCTCCCGTGTGGACTCTGAGGTGAACCTTGAGGTCAAATTCTCTGAAGTAACTCTTCCCACAGACGGAGCAGAGGTGGCTCTTCTGTCCGGTGTGCATACGGAAGTGACACGTAAGTTGGGACTGTTGCTTGAATCTCTTTCCGCACTCGGGGCAGAGGTGGGGTCTCTCTCCCCGGTGAGCGCTCTCGTGCTTCTTCAGCCCTTCTTCTGTGATGAAGCCCTTCCCACACTCAGCGCATTGGTAAGGCCTCTCCCCGGTGTGCATTCGCATGTGGATCTTAACGTAGTAATTACTGCGGAACCTCTTGCCACAGTCAGGGCAGGGGAAAGGCTTCTTGTTGAGGTGAGCCAGCCGGTGTTCCTCTAACTGTGTCTTCTCAGAGAACTCCTCCCCGCACAGCGAGCAGAAGAAAGAGGACTTCTCTCCGCTGTCCTGAGACGTCGTGTGTTTCTGTACTGACGATAGATCTGGACAGTTGAAGTTCTcctgagctgctgctgctgcggcGACGGTGTGATTCTCTCGGTGGTGTTCTGGACCTCTTGATGTAGAGGGACCCGACCCACCAGCAGACAACAAACTGGGGTTCCCATCTGCAGGGAAGATAAAAGGTCGACATTTAGGTTGTGGCCCCAAAACGGACCCCtatatcagggctctccaaccctgttcctggagagataccctcctgtaggttttaaatccaaccctgttcctggagagataccctcctgtaggttttaaatccaaccctgttcctggagagataccctcctgtaggttttaaatccgaccctgttcctggagagataccctcctgtaggttttaaatccaaacctgttcctggagagataccctcctgtaggttttaaatccaaccctgttcctggagagatacc
The nucleotide sequence above comes from Salvelinus namaycush isolate Seneca unplaced genomic scaffold, SaNama_1.0 Scaffold28, whole genome shotgun sequence. Encoded proteins:
- the LOC120039564 gene encoding uncharacterized protein LOC120039564, yielding MLHPDGLWTRLNLYLLHTDGHWTRLNLYLLYTDGHWTRLNLYLLYTDGHWTRLNLYLLYTDGHWTTFTFTFKSFSRRSYPERLTNWARLNLYLLYTDGHWTRLNLYLLYTDGHWTRLNLYLLYTDGHWTRLNLYLLYTDGHWTRLNLYLLYTDGHWTRLNLYLLYTDGHWTRLNLYLLCTDGHWTRLNLYLLCTDGHWTRLNLHTDDHWTRLNLYLLYTDGHWTRLNLYLLYTDSHWTRLNLHTDGHWTWLNLYPGKQTGILSLWLISLLLSRLLKVVGIHVLASIKSNCISHTRRIQRV